The stretch of DNA AACCTGAAAATATTATGCATTTCACAAAAATTGCAGCCTGTAAAGTTTCCTCTGAAAATCTTATTGCTAGAAATGAAATAATTAGGCTTGTTCTTTCAAACTTTCAAACTTACATACCTCATTTGATTCATAAAGTTTAGCAATCTGAGCAAGCTCATCATTCTGAAGATACTCTTCCATCTTCCTCGAAGCTACTTCGGCCACAATCCTCCTATTCAGTCCATGCACACTGCAATAATATCCCACTACAAGGGATATTATTCATTAACAAAATGCATACACTCTATTTAGTCATTTCAAGAGTTTTTTACACTGTTTATATTccacttattattattactaatacTTCAGCTGAGGATTGAATAAGATGAATTGTTTCAGAAAGATTACATACTAGGAGTGTGTATCTGATGCATGATTGAAACTAGAGTGACCTTATCTGCTGCCTTCAGTGCTAAGCCGCTATCTATAGCCCATGAAAACACTCTAGTATGAAGCTCTTTCGACGCATCTTGAATCACCACCACATTGTTCTCTTCCATGGCCATCACTAATCACTTTCAACTCCTTGATATATGGACATGAAAAATGGAGTCCCGGGAGAGAACTTGATCAAGTGTGTCTCTTTGGTTATAAGGTAATCTGATTTGTCATTGTATGTGAACATCTGTCATATGGTAACATTCCTTGCCAATATCGGGCATCCTAAGTAAATGTTCCTCTTGGCTGTGTTTGTTTACACAGACAGTACACTGAAATAGGGACATTGAGACACAAAATCGTGTTGGCAGAAAAGACATGGACAGAGACAATGTGTCCAGAGACACTGAATTaatgtattttgtgtccatcctgaTAGGAAGGACACGGAGACACTAACAagggacacaacttattttttattttttctttcattattcttgttaattctTTCATTATATTTGTGTATCTGTTCATCAGTGTCTTATCCTGTCTTGTTTTCAATGTCTTGTCATGTCCTATTCTTAGAAACAAACGCAGCCCTTAAGACTGCTAAGAACTAATTTGTCGCAGATTGAGTTCCATTTAAGGATCTGCCACTAACCAATGAGTTGTTGCATACACAAGACGAGATTCAAATCTCCGACACTTGCTTAGCATACGAGTGAGTTGACCACTTGACTAACTCAAGTTAGTttgaacattattattattattattatttgacaaAATCTATGCTCATTTCCTAAATACTACCACTGCCCTTTTTTGCATTTGTCAGTTTGTTCCAGACATTGGGGgaatatatttttgacaaagcTGTTCgataaaattaaagcatagTATTTCTTGGTTGAGCAACGAAATTACCAAGATAAagaagattattttttatttcatatttgagTTATAGTATATgtactcacttttctttttatatacacTCCACTAGTTTCTGTTCGTGATGTGATGGGATGTGGAATTCAGTTGATATGGATTTCATATACCTCATAAAAAGTAAATTACCATTTTAGCCtccaaagaaaatatatatatgaatatgaatGTTTTTACTtatgtgattatgattaatttatgaaaattttctTATGCTTATGGTTTTGATTACTAGATGATGTTGAATATTGTTTTAGATGGTATGGAATTATGATTATGCATGTGTATGAAAGTACAAGTAGTAGTATTtcttcatattcttcttttAATAGAACTCTAATAAGGATTGTCAACAAATATCTGATGTCAAGAGTAAGTTAACCGAGTGTATCTCACAACTATCAGAACATTTTCTCTAACAATGGCAAAGATTTACAATCACAAGTTCTTGCAACACCAAATCAAAATACAAGAATAAACTAAACCATTAAATAAGCCAAACCTGAGAATTTTCACACACTTCTTGCTAATTTATTACATACACACAAACTGAAATTTCTCAAGTACAAAAGATTACTAGTTCACACCTCATTATACTCTGATCACCTTACCCAATCACATGTTTCCAGAAACATATCAAACATAATGCAGTTACTAGTTCTGACACAGGGCCAAGAAGAAAATGTCATCAAGCCTATCATTGCTGGGAGAGTTCCCGCCATATACCAGTAAGCCGTCTTGACCGTTTCGCTGAGCACCGGCAAATGCACACCATCCACGAGGCCCGGGATGGGAACCAGAGTCCACTCTTTCTTCCAACTTCTTCCACTCTAGTGTCTCTGTGTCCAGCACAAAAACATCACCAGAGAATTTGCCAGCACCCATATGACCTTGGTCACTAGGATCTATTTCCCCACCATACAAGATTATGTGTTTTCCATAACTGGCTGTTGAAAACACACTACGCGCCGATGGTTTCTCTCCACTTGTTTCAACTTGGGACCATGTTTTGCTGATCAAATCAAAGCAATGCACATCATCCACTTCCATTCCAGCAAAACCATAGACTACCCATATTTTTCCTTGGACAGCTGCGAGGCCGGGGCCACCTCTGCCTTTGCAGTTTGTGCCCGGAGATGGAAACTCGGTCCACTTGTTATCGACAACATCAAAGGCCCATAAATCGTTGAGCCTCCCGGAAACCCCACAACCACCAAATATATAGACGTTCCGGTCATCAGCGGTGATGGAATGGTAGCTGCGGTGAGGAGGCCCGTGGTCTCCTCTTGAAATTAAGGCCCAATTGTTGATCTTAGTATCAAAAGAATAGAGCTCATTGAGCTCCTTGTGTTCAGCATCTCTTCCACCAAATACATAGATGGTATCTCCAATTGCAGTCATTGTCACACCCACACGTGGTGGTGGGGTATCCCCGGATGCATCAGCCACAGACCATGTGAGAGTCTTGAGGTCGAAGACGTGTACGTTGTTATCAACGGGGACACGTGGCGCGAATTCACCCCCAAATGCATAGAGCTTTTGTCCTACTATGGCAACAGCATGTGAACTTCTTGCTCCAGGACCAGCTCCTTTTTGATCAAGCTGAAACAAGTGATCATCAAAGATAAGATGGTACCACTAATCCTATTGCTATCACTAACTTCTACCTAAGTACCCTCCATATACTACTCACTAGTCATCACAACCTCTCGTAGTAATGgatgatttaattttttctgaGTAAAACCCCTTTTCGGTCcctatccttctctaatttaGACAACCCACACAATTTAAAAATGACAATCTGTCCCTTGTCCTTCATTTTCATTAGACGAATAAGCCCTTCTGTGATAATTTTTGGCAAAGGATGATGGAAAATGCGAGTGATATAACTTGTATGATCTAACCTTCATCAGTCCTACGTGGATGATAACTATTTGATTGGAATTGTTTAGCTCCTACATAATCATCAAAACGATGTCCCATCAAAGGGTTATCATCCCTCTGCAATGTCCCTTTGATGACTGAATAGACCATAAATAATTTCAATCAAATAATTATCATCAATATAGGATAGGTGAAGGTTAGATCATACAAGCTAATATCACATGCCGAAAATTCATATCACATAAGCATTTTCCACCACTTTTTGCCGAAAATTCTCATATAAGGGCTCATAAAGAAAGGATAGGGAGCAGATTATCATTTTCCAATCCTTAAGGTGCGGATAGTCTAAATTGAAAAAGACAAGGGACCGGAAAGGAATTTTACTCTTTTTCTATACTCACTGGACATTTAACTCATATCAATAAAATGAAGTGTTACTCAGACTTTATGTGATCTATCTAATAAGAGACCTAATTTTCACGTGAAATCTTCATCGAAAAAGTTCAGATTCTCACATTTGGTTGAAATATTtcatatttaaagaaaaaactaCTATAGAATATTATGTAGGAAATCACTATAATCAAGatataatattcaatttttGACAAGAACATGCAGCAAACCCTCATtgaaaacaataacaactaagaaaTTGCAGCGCCACAGGAAGAGCACTGGTGTACAACATCGAAGACCTATTATCTTTGGAAATAATTCTTATTTCAgtagaaaagaaacaaaaaaatatatataattaagaacATGCACAAGTTAAGATTGATAAGCAGAGGGAAGAAACAGAAAGCAGACCTGGAACCAAGTGCCATGACTGACCACCATTGACTCTTGACACCAAATTAGCTGCAATGTGATTTGGCCTCAGTCATTACTTACCTACTGCTTCCTGTGTACCATATATATAGAGAAATAATATTGCTATTAAACTCTTcgactaaaaaataaatttagtgcTTGTTTGGACgttattaaattgataaaaaaatatttttttaataaaaaagtttttttaatatatttgacaaatttttaataataaaaataaaagtattaaaaaaatttaaaaaatatttatttttgaaaagttataatttatatctttttttaagttttttttaaagaaatagttaaattttaaagtggTCTCTGAATTTATAATCAAGTCTTACGGTCATTTCTAAACTTGCAATAACCTCAATATTGTCTCTGAATTTAATAAAAGCGATTTGAAACATTTTCCAGAAAATATTCTTTAACGGTGTGATGACGTGTACTAAGAGATATCATGGTGGATAGATGATGTGGCTGCTATCGTTATTTGACTTAATTTAGTCCTTTAAGTGATTTATAATCCTAGTCCCCAATTTGAATTACACCTGTGTCTACCATTAGAAGtcactctctttcttctttcacTATTAGAAGACACTATTTTGTCATCTTCTATTTCCTTCCTTCTCCTGTTCTCacctttcttctcttgctctcTCTGTAAGTGCTGTAAATCCtaaacccttttttttttctcattttctaaTTCTTCAAAATTTTGCAGTTTTATTCATGTATAGTCCAAGCTCTCTAGTTCACTTGGAACCCTACCATTGTTTCTGATCCTGAAGCGCTTATTAATCAATTGAGTCATTTTGAGGAAGCTGAAACTCTAATCTTTGAGGCCATTTCCAAGCTCGAATCTCAAAACAGAGTTTGCTCTTTTTTTACTATAAATTTCTTAAGTCACACTCCAAGCAAGACTCACCGAAAGGTTTTGATGTTGCTTATTATTACATGAATCAGCTTTTTTGTAGTTCTTCCTCTGTTTACATAAATATAGGGCTTTTGAGTATATGGTTAGTACTTTGTGTGCAATGGATAGGCCTCGTGAAGCCAAGAATTTGGTTGAGGATTTGAGAGACAATGGTGGAACGATTGACCCTTTAGCTTTTGAGTTGAAGTCCATTATGTATGGTTATGGGAGGTTGGGGTTGTTCCATGATTTGCAGAGAGTTGTGGATCAAATGAAGTGAAGTGGCTTTGAGATTGACACTGTTTCTACCGATATGTTTCTTTCAACTTTTGGCACTCATGGTGAGCACATAGAAATGGTTTCCTGGCTTAAGAAGATGAGAAGTTCAGACATTTCATTCAACTTCTCAATCCACAATGGCAACTCATTCAGGAGGTAATCGACAGTGAAAATGATTTCCGAACTTAAAGAGTTACTAGATTCTTGTGTGAGAGGTAATGGTGTGGAATTCATCGGAGGCTAAATTGAATTTGCATGGATATCTTTTGGGTTCATCCTATTTGATTATGCTGCTTTGGTTGAAGGAGATGTGgcatagaagaagaaaaaggagagcagagaagaagaaagatggtgACTTCTAATGGTGGACATAAATTGAGTCAAATAACGATAATAACCACGTCACCTATCCGCCGTGGCGTCTCTCAGTACACGTCATCACGCCGTTAAGGAATATTCTTCGAAAAATGCTTCAGGGACGACCGTGAGTCACCTTTATTAAATTCAGGGACAATATTGAGGCCATTGTATGTTTAGGAACGACCGTGAGGCTCGATTGCAAGTTCAGGGACTACTTTGagatttaattctaaaaaaaagatgttCTTCACAtcataaatgaacaaaaaaatatttttatcttattttatccaaacataattgataaataaaaaaaaaatttacatgagatatctaaatataaaatcacttttatttttgtaaaagatattttaaaaaatatcatttaaaaaaaagatctaTTTCAAAAATAACGTAAAAACAAACTctaagttgataattaaaaaaatattaaaaataataaatgctatcctctaattattttatatatatcttttttgtcTCGACAAACATGTTTTCCAAAATTATAATTTGGTATACAATTGTTTTTGAAATATCCTGTGTTATATATAACTAGTGTTAAACCCGTGCGATGCACgggcttatatttaaatttagtatAACACTATCATCGTCGTTATATAATAAACGTgttaaatatgttattttatctttattcaaagtaaaatataaatagaagagtttgaagtttataatattcttgaacCATAAGGAGGGAgccataaaaaaataagaacatatataactgtaataatagcatgttaattttaccctaaattttatatcaaaaagctaataaaaatttatcgacAACCTAGTATCTTACAAAGTTCATTAGAAAAGCAATTGGCATATGATGTTGTGCTCCTTGTTACACATTTCATCTCAAGTCTGAAAGCAGAgttatagataaattagttatatctatagtaaatatttgtacaaaagtgtaaatcataacatgctattaaaataaaaataatattattattacctaaatattattgaaaacctctttgaacacgacatttgttgttgatgactttGGATTGCCGTCTTCGTCTATAATTAAAATCCTGAGGCCACTGTGACTCTTAACTCTTGACAAAGCAACATAAAGTTGTCCATGGGTGAACACTGATTTTGACAAATAAATCCGTACATGTGATAATGATTGACCCCGACTCATGTTAATGGTCATTGCAAAGCATACTGTTAATGAAAATTGTCTCCGTTGGAACTTAAATGGAAATCCTGAATCTGaagggatcaagttcattcttggAATGTATACTTTATCTCCAATATTTCTACCGGTCACTACCGTCACTCCAATTACGTTGCTGCCAAGTTCGTTAACTATTAATCTTGTCCCGTTGCATAAACCTGAAGTCCGGGCTATGTTTCGCAATAGCATTACAGCGACTCCTGACTTCAAAGTCAACTTGTGATTGGGTAGTCCCGAACATTTGATGTCATTTAGGAACTCTGGTGTGAACCACTCTTGTTGTACATCTTCATTCTCATCAGCTTGGCATGTTGTGTCAGAGCTCAAATACTCCTTTTCCATCCCNNNNNNNNNNNNNNNNNNNNNNNNNNNNNNNNNNNNNNNNNNNNNNNNNNNNNNNNNNNNNNNNNNNNNNNNNNNNNNNNNNNNNNNNNNNNNNNNNNNNNNNNNNNNNNNNNNNNNNNNNNNNNNNNNNNNNNNNNNNNNNNNNNNNNNNNNNNNNNNNNNNNNNNNNNNNNNNNNNNNNNNNNNNNNNNNNNNNNNNNNNNNNNNNNNNNNNNNNNNNNNNNNNNNNNNNNNNNNNNNNNNNNNNNNNNNNNNNNNNNNNNNNNNNNNNNNNNNNNNNNNNNNNNNNNNNNNNNNNNNNNNNNNNNNNNNNNNNNNNNNNNNNNNNNNNNNNNNNNNNNNNNNNNNNNNNNNNNNNNNNNNNNNNNNNNNNNNNNNNNNNNNNNNNNNNNNNNNNNNNNNNNNNNNNNNNNNNNNNNNNNNNNNNNNNNNNNNNNNNNNNNNNNNNNNNNNNNNNNNNNNNNNNNNNNNNNNNNNNNNNNNNNNNNNNNNNNNNNNNNNNNNNNNNNNNNNNNNNNNNNNNNNNNNNNNNNNNNNNNNNNNNNNNNNNNNNNNNNNNNNNNNNNNNNNNNNNNNNNNNNNNNNNNNNNNNNNNNNNNNNNNNNNNNNNNNNNNNNNNNNNNNNNNNNNNNNNNNNNNNNNNNNNNNNNNNNNNNNNNNNNNNNNNNNNNNNNNNNNNNNNNNNNNNNNNNNNNNNNNNNNNNNNNNNNNNNNNNNNNNNNNNNNNNNNNNNNNNNNNNNNNNNNNNNNNNNNNNNNNNNNNNNNNNNNNNNNNNNNNNNNNNNNNNNNNNNNNNNNNNNNNNNNNNNNNNNNNNNNNNNNNNNNNNNNNNNNNNNNNNNNNNNNNNNNNNNNNNNNNNNNNNNNNNNNNNNNNNNNNNNNNNNNNNNNNNNNNNNNNNNNNNNNNNNNNNNNNNNNNNNNNNNNNNNNNNNNNNNNNNNNNNNNNNNNNNNNNNNNNNNNNNNNNNNNNNNNNNNNNNNNNNNNNNNNNNNNNNNNNNNNNNNNNNNNNNNNNNNNNNNNNNNNNNNNNNNNNNNNNNNNNNNNNNNNNNNNNNNNNNNNNNNNNNNNNNNNNNNNNNNNNNNNNNNNNNNNNNNNNNNNNNNNNNNNNNNNNNNNNNNNNNNNNNNNNNNNNNNNNNNNNNNNNNNNNNNNNNNNNNNNNNNNNNNNNNNNNNNNNNNNNNNNNNNNNNNNNNNNNNNNNNNNNNNNNNNNNNNNNNNNNNNNNNNNNNNNNNNNNNNNNNNNNNNNNNNNNNNNNNNNNNNNNNNNNNNNNNNNNNNNNNNNNNNNNNNNNNNNNNNNNNNNNNNNNNNNNNNNNNNNNNNNNNNNNNNNNNNNNNNNNNNNNNNNNNNNNNNNNNNNNNNNNNNNNNNNNNNNNNNNNNNNNNNNNNNNNNNNNNNNNNNNNNNNNNNNNNNNNNNNNNNNNNNNNNNNNNNNNNNNNNNNNNNNNNNNNNNNNNNNNNNNNNNNNNNNNNNNNNNNNNNNNNNNNNNNNNNNNNNNNNNNNNNNNNNNNNNNNNNNNNNNNNNNNNNNNNNNNNNNNNNNNNNNNNNNNNNNNNNNNNNNNNNNNNNNNNNNNNNNNNNNNNNNNNNNNNNNNNNNNNNNNNNNNNNNNNNN from Arachis duranensis cultivar V14167 chromosome 4, aradu.V14167.gnm2.J7QH, whole genome shotgun sequence encodes:
- the LOC107482481 gene encoding nitrile-specifier protein 5; amino-acid sequence: MVVSHGTWFQLDQKGAGPGARSSHAVAIVGQKLYAFGGEFAPRVPVDNNVHVFDLKTLTWSVADASGDTPPPRVGVTMTAIGDTIYVFGGRDAEHKELNELYSFDTKINNWALISRGDHGPPHRSYHSITADDRNVYIFGGCGVSGRLNDLWAFDVVDNKWTEFPSPGTNCKGRGGPGLAAVQGKIWVVYGFAGMEVDDVHCFDLISKTWSQVETSGEKPSARSVFSTASYGKHIILYGGEIDPSDQGHMGAGKFSGDVFVLDTETLEWKKLEERVDSGSHPGPRGWCAFAGAQRNGQDGLLVYGGNSPSNDRLDDIFFLALCQN